From the genome of Gemmatimonadota bacterium, one region includes:
- the map gene encoding type I methionyl aminopeptidase: MIVLRTDRELDLMVEANRIVGLVHRTLKPLVKVGTTTRELDSVAEDVIRSHGAEPAFKGYKGYPAASCISINEQVVHGIPGSRKLIDGDIVSIDIGVKLRGYYGDQAITRVVGNISDREKELLKVTRESLFKGIEQAVAGRRLSDICGAVQNWVEQFGFSVVRQFVGHGIGRSLHEEPAVPNYAPPERNPRLRKGMVLAIEPMVNLGTHEVVMADDGWTASAADGLPSAHFEHVVAITRGEPRILTMFEEDIDA, translated from the coding sequence GTGATTGTATTGCGAACAGATCGAGAACTGGATTTGATGGTTGAGGCAAACCGCATTGTGGGGCTGGTGCATCGCACACTCAAACCGCTTGTCAAAGTGGGAACGACGACGAGAGAACTGGATAGCGTAGCCGAAGATGTGATTCGGTCGCACGGCGCAGAACCCGCATTTAAGGGCTATAAGGGTTATCCCGCAGCGAGTTGTATTTCCATTAACGAACAGGTTGTACACGGGATTCCCGGATCTCGGAAGTTGATAGATGGCGATATTGTCAGCATTGATATCGGTGTAAAATTGCGGGGCTACTACGGTGATCAGGCGATTACGCGCGTTGTCGGCAATATTTCGGATCGGGAGAAAGAATTGCTCAAGGTGACGCGAGAATCCCTGTTTAAGGGGATTGAGCAAGCGGTTGCTGGAAGACGCCTGAGCGATATTTGCGGGGCGGTACAAAACTGGGTCGAGCAATTTGGTTTTTCTGTTGTGCGGCAATTTGTGGGACATGGCATTGGACGGAGCTTGCACGAAGAACCCGCCGTGCCCAATTATGCACCCCCAGAGCGCAACCCGCGTTTGCGAAAGGGGATGGTACTCGCCATTGAACCAATGGTCAATTTGGGAACGCATGAGGTTGTGATGGCAGATGACGGATGGACAGCGTCTGCTGCCGATGGGTTGCCTTCGGCGCATTTTGAGCATGTGGTGGCGATTACGCGTGGAGAACCCAGGATTTTGACGATGTTTGAGGAAGATATCGATGCGTAA
- a CDS encoding metal-dependent transcriptional regulator, translated as MISQSSQDYLKTIYKLTHGQNPVASVTTSLIAEHRDVAPASVTNMLKKLAAMKLVEHTPYQGVVLTPTGKRIALEVLRHHRLLELYLSEVLGFDLDKVDEEADRLEHVISEEFEDKIDRMLGYPTVDPHGAPIPRKDGSIEYDHYLCLADIPAGENVRVRQVSDQSAEMLRYMATMGIKPNVEIEVVGRAPFNGPLEIVVNGEATYSLGLEVAAHIYVSSLGEDG; from the coding sequence ATGATCAGTCAATCGTCACAGGATTATTTGAAAACGATCTATAAGTTGACACACGGGCAGAATCCCGTCGCTTCTGTGACGACTTCTCTCATTGCAGAGCACAGGGATGTTGCTCCCGCTTCGGTCACCAATATGCTCAAGAAACTCGCTGCGATGAAACTGGTGGAACACACGCCCTATCAGGGCGTTGTACTTACACCGACGGGAAAACGCATTGCTCTTGAGGTCCTTCGCCATCACCGTTTGCTCGAGCTATATTTGTCAGAGGTACTGGGATTTGATCTGGACAAGGTCGATGAAGAGGCGGATCGATTGGAGCATGTGATTTCCGAAGAATTTGAAGATAAAATTGATCGGATGCTGGGGTATCCGACAGTCGATCCTCACGGTGCGCCGATTCCGCGCAAAGATGGTTCAATAGAATACGACCACTATCTGTGCTTGGCAGATATTCCCGCAGGAGAAAATGTGCGCGTCAGACAGGTGAGTGATCAAAGTGCGGAGATGTTGCGCTATATGGCGACGATGGGTATTAAACCGAATGTCGAGATTGAGGTCGTGGGACGCGCGCCTTTTAACGGCCCGCTGGAAATCGTAGTCAATGGCGAGGCTACGTATTCGCTCGGGCTTGAAGTGGCTGCACATATTTATGTTTCATCATTGGGGGAAGATGGCTGA